The following coding sequences are from one Plasmodium sp. gorilla clade G2 genome assembly, chromosome: 1 window:
- a CDS encoding aspartate--tRNA ligase: MINCLFQLNGRLSYLKKYLLLINLFKLKNKHINFISIRKELFVCGLKKMEKDNVVNSTAPATEEAVMSDKKKEKKAKKLAEKELKLAKKLERENLKNEAAKVLDYVCDDINKDNYGYIKVSTLKKYADSIKELYNLEDIYNFFVKTEGCENEKREICVDKNVDNVKDEYNAEHNLLEKKKIWVRGRIHDIRAKGSIAFIILRHKLYSLQCILDIKNNNNDKNMMKWVSNLSLECIVDIYGEIKKPEIPIDSTNIKYEIHINKIFCVSRTMKELPFLLKDANMKETNEEITIKVNQDNRLNNRCFDLRTYANYSIFSLQSVICHIFRSFLLQQNFVEIHTPKLLGESSEGGANAFKINYFNQNGYLAQSPQLYKQMCINSGFDKVFEVGPVFRAENSNTYRHLCEYVSLDIEMTYKFDYMENVYFYDSMFKHIFKELTHNEKNKTFIKTIKNQYPSDDFVWLDTTPIFTYEEAIKILIKNGKLVLKEEDILTYDLTTDLEKELGKLIKVSHNTDYYIIINFPSCLRPFYTMYKEDDPKISNSYDFFMRGEEILSGSQRISDMKLLLENIKLFNLDPNKLNFYIDSFAYSSYPHSGCGIGLERVLMLFLGLNNIRKTSLFPRDPKRLIP; encoded by the coding sequence ATGATAAACTGTTTATTTCAATTGAATGGTAGATTgagttatttaaaaaaatatttattattaataaatttgtttaagttaaaaaataagcatataaattttatatcaaTAAGAAAAGAATTGTTTGTTTGTGGtttgaaaaaaatggaaaaggATAATGTTGTGAATAGTACGGCTCCAGCTACGGAAGAAGCTGTTATGAGTGATAAGAAGAAAGAGAAGAAAGCTAAGAAGCTAGCTGAGAAAGAATTAAAGTTAGCTAAGAAATTGGAAAGagagaatttaaaaaatgaagcaGCAAAGGTATTAGATTATGTAtgtgatgatataaataaagacaaTTATGGGTATATAAAAGTAAGTACATTAAAAAAGTATGCAGATAGTATTAaggaattatataatttagaagatatatataatttttttgtaaaaacaGAAGGTTGTGAAAATGAGAAGAGAGAAATATGTGTTGATAAAAATGTAGATAATGTAAAAGATGAGTATAATGCAGAACATaatttattagaaaaaaagaaaatatgggTAAGGGGAAGAATTCATGATATTAGAGCAAAGGGTTCCATtgcttttattatattaagacataaattatattctCTTCAATGTATATTagatataaagaataataataatgataagaaTATGATGAAATGGGTAAGTAATTTATCTTTAGAATGTATTGTTGATATATATGGTGAGATAAAAAAACCTGAAATACCTATAGATagtacaaatataaaatatgaaattcatataaataaaatattttgtgtAAGTAGAACTATGAAGGAATtaccatttttattaaaggaTGCTAATATGAAAGAGacaaatgaagaaataacAATAAAAGTGAATCAAGATAATCGATTAAATAACAGATGTTTTGATTTACGTACGTATGCAAATTATAgtattttttcattacaaTCAGTTATATGTCATATTTTTagatcatttttattacaaCAAAATTTTGTTGAAATTCATACGCCGAAATTATTAGGAGAAAGTAGTGAGGGTGGTGCTAAtgcatttaaaataaattattttaatcaGAATGGATACTTAGCACAATCACCACAGTTATATAAACAGATGTGTATTAACTCTGGATTTGATAAAGTTTTTGAAGTAGGTCCAGTATTTAGAGCAGAAAATAGTAATACTTATAGACACTTATGTGAATATGTATCATTAGATATTGAGATGACATATAAATTTGATTATATGGAAAATGTCTATTTTTATGATAGTAtgtttaaacatatatttaaagaattaactcataatgaaaaaaataaaacatttattaaaacaatTAAAAATCAATACCCATCAGATGATTTTGTATGGTTAGATACTACACCCATTTTCACATATGAAGAAgctattaaaattttaataaaaaatggaaaattagttttaaaagaagaagatatattaacatatgaTTTAACAACAGATTTAGAAAAGGAATTAGGCAAATTAATTAAAGTATCTCATAATAcagattattatattataataaattttccaTCATGCCTAAGACCTTTCTATACTATGTATAAAGAAGATGATCCTAAGATATCTAATTCATATGACTTTTTTATGAGAGGAGAAGAAATTTTATCAGGTTCTCAAAGAATAAGTGATATGAAGttattattagaaaatattaaactaTTTAATTTAGATCCAAACAAATTGAACTTTTA
- a CDS encoding nucleoside transporter 4, with the protein MLKKSEERKIKVIFFFIGLLLSLPSHILINVSFLINHIYKEEIAITVMGFLSGFMIISSFLQLTFEFTSFKWIMICNGFNVFNLLLLLIFVCIMKCSKYYIYGISGLIGFFIGYLYSSCTKYSLIFPLKVNSYMVTGISFSSLFFFGINLLMSYFSIEDGNINSYYNTIYLSIGTIVFIEFIVLITIIFIQYNSPFFKEQKEKIESAQNKKCLNYNASNDLCEVEKGKNKSSENIQNNNVSMISKCKNKIKTVGNMFNCANIIEGACLIRYYYLCLIPIFFSFFVTCIIYPHMIPNKLNKNVYYKYLFMFLYQLSDLIFHIIVTVYYNAFNFFKQKYVAILCLSRVFLLFLSFKIKNLTEESFLYSNTFLSFLIFVIGGSNGALINISYARIADCFEESTKKTKQIAVASSFCALCLLMSFALAPWFCHAIIHL; encoded by the exons ATGTTGAAGAAAAGCGAAGAGAGGAAGATTAAggtgatattttttttcataggTTTACTTTTGAGTTTACCTTCTCATATTTTGATCAATGTATCATTTTTGATTAACCATATATACAAGGAAGAGATAGCTATAACAGTAATGGGTTTTTTATCTGGGTTTATGATAATATCCTCATTTTTACAGTTAACATTTGAATTTACTTCTTTTAAATGGATTATGATATGTAATGGATTTAATGTtttcaatttattattattattaatatttgtttGTATAATGAAATgttcaaaatattatatatatggtatATCTGGGCTTATAGGTTTTTTTATTGGTTATTTGTATTCATCGTGTACTAAATATAGTTTAATTTTTCCTTTAAAAGTAAATAGTTATATGGTTACAGGTATTAGTTtctcttctttatttttttttggtataaatttattaatgtCCTATTTTTCTATTGAAGATGGAAATATAAACTCATACTACAACACAATATATCTGTCAATAGGTACTATTGTTTTTATTGAGTTTATTGTACTTATCAcgattatttttatacaatataattCTCCTTTTTTCAAGGAACAGAAAGAGAAAATAGAAAGTGCTCAGAACAAAAAATGTTTAAACTATAATGCATCCAATGATTTATGTGAAGttgaaaaaggaaaaaataaatcatcaGAAAATATTcagaataataatgtatCTATGATAagtaaatgtaaaaataaaattaaaactgTTGGTAATATGTTTAATTGTGCTAATATAATTGAAGGGGCTTGTTTGAtcagatattattatttatgtttaatacctatattcttttcttttttcgtGACCTGTATAATATATCCTCACATGA ttCCCAATAAGCTCAATAAGAACGTATATTACAAATACCTGTTTATGTTTCTTTATCAACTCAGTGATCTCATATTTCACATTATTGTAACAGTTTATTATAAtgcttttaatttttttaaacaaaaatatgttGCCATATTATGTCTAAGCAGAGTCTTTCTTTTGTTcttatcatttaaaataaagaatttgaCAGAAGAATCATTCTTATATtctaatacatttttatcattcctAATATTTGTAATAGGAGGTTCGAATGGTGCTTTGATAAATATTAGTTATGCAAGAATAGCTGACTGTTTTGAAGAATCAACTAAAAAAACTAAACAGATTGCAGTAGCATCTTCCTTTTGTGCTTTATGTCTGTTAATGAGTTTTGCATTAGCTCCATGGTTCTGTCATGcaattattcatttataa
- a CDS encoding vacuolar protein sorting-associated protein VTA1, putative, whose protein sequence is MVEGQNDTSLGESKKINMKSIEFVLKKSEELETNHSLVSFLCILYVVEKLNDYVKVNYTDIDKKNVLIKCLNKAEEMRPSFGSLDYNVLSNFCEKLFLAADKADRNEVITKKTLQMFFTSKMFYEILNHFKSLSTEENKKYVYAKYKTIYLKKCFDNNITPEPGSPKNEDAISEVDNKIDEENKEEEEQITNDKYEHYEKNKINNYYENDNDYYKEREKLSTQNKRIEDTVDFNLSLKHAQYAVNALIFEDRDTAKRELKLSLSYLE, encoded by the exons ATGGTTGAAGGGCAAAATGATACAAGTTTAGGAgaaagtaaaaaaattaatatgaaaTCCATTGAatttgtattaaaaaaatcagAAGAACTGGAAACAAATCATTCATTAG TTTCTTTcttatgtattttatatgttgtgGAGAAGTTGAATGATTATGTCAAAGTTAATTACACAGATATAg ATAAGAAGAATGTATTAATTAAATGTTTAAATAAAGCAGAAGAAATGAGACCATCCTTTGGTTCTCTTGATTATAATGTCTTGTCAAATTTTTGTGaaa AACTCTTTTTGGCTGCTGATAAGGCTGATAGGAATGAagttataacaaaaaaaacattgCAAATGTTTTTTACATCTAAAATgttttatgaaatattaaatcatTTTAAGAGTTTAAGTACtgaagaaaacaaaaaatatgtatatgcaaaatataaaacgatatatttgaaaaaatgctttgataataatataacaccTGAACCAGGTTCACCCAAAAATGAGGATGCCATTTCag AAGTTGATAATAAGATTGATGAAGAAAACAAAGAAGAAGAGGAACAAATaacaaatgataaatatgaacattatgaaaaaaataaaataaacaattattatgaaaatgataatgattattataaggAAAGAGAAAAATTAA gtacacaaaataaaagaatagaAGATACCGTTGATTTTAATTTAAGCCTAAAACATGCCCAATATGCCGTTAAcg CTTTAATTTTTGAAGACCGGGATACAGCGAAACGTGAGCTCAAATTGTCCCTTTCATATttagaataa
- a CDS encoding vacuolar protein sorting-associated protein 51, putative: protein MENKSNRRKNVGSMLYDYYNIETRNKVDEFEECSDNNMKNINNINNINSINNINSINNINKISIVNNSIDDNNLFFNKTDEKNENLKEKSTILKRSDNDNINLRSDINYKNINNDIKESNEKNEMNKINCMNEFDMDCSNFNVNDYFKELLEKSSMYDLINKSRKIDKEIKQNDSCMQTLIYENYNKFINAADALVLLKEKFKCVKNKMNEINNDLEYIDKQSSFLNNDVFKNYEKIQNLIEIKKLLNDINEIMKIPEYMYSYILQKKYIKSLKMFIKVIPFFHKNKDLVIFQNLYLDCNNLASIACHFFLKKLNKEKNVRKLPMRINQSDTTKGDNKSDTIKDDNKGDIKYDNICINHLTHNKNYDDKSAECFYFFDNKDLEESFKSLHSYVLSSEEVAECLNLVLSYGMDRKEIKKLYLKNRINCLKYIMYHIFNLKNHGFFVMKVDDLKSSFFDPNYEEISIDKENKKNGPKKNEDNKNNDNKEYIFFNNIFENIFILSYKHLLYFFFSFLENYEKIFMKKNNFLNNNNENKGYSKSFFYDEREYNDDKNLHNNIEYLRYLINNLDESVRYKNGKKRCEDFFMSYDNINNDDNINNIYHDKYSYLHNSFDLNKKLLLSDLFNIDDDKKIIEVLLDIFFKVLCKITIDYIYMFNPPIKLIVKLLKIFIDNINIHNNKIYYKDKILYYMNRFIKKIYYVLLKLYFYNLCFHINIYIYTYFQTCNKKKLIDILESRNELAHYIILKLCLTVMDFEPFYVQIKLDNNFYVKHFFNFVIIYLESLSKHIDSFIYYFVCVHEKGSILKHIKDEEKKENNKCDNISNPDGNNNNIDSNNMDSPNICHNQFDKNLSKDLFYFTYESADNIIYEDKENIFTHKNLYYILDEENSIHCKHTKKKDESFFADYKKLKNYLYSSVCIDNIHMQHILVNIKKYMKMEYTKFLKHITGSLNFANIKKIKETYFLLCLVWVFHNIKKDGVSKIFNVITDMYKEANDLINGCEKIDMGCSLDSLLYKDIYPFIKEKEIENKNIKKLKLNDDDSDNYDQSVEYTNDDHIFINKSNEESEEKEKKDLTFTYNEKEKKNKLYDFRFDDNNICDNYSHQGDTTNTIIKMTEDQQEKKQNNNDENRKKKYVIGISNFVKYKFNEKCNELTNVFISYYINKISNHIKSYIEKDTYEEDTKSNIVSYNFVFCMKRIDMFYTYLKYFIYQNKVSSVINFEEGQEREYAFSDMYEKIEEELEKLGKKYIKDKNDNVVDKNDNVINNNDNVVDTNDSVVDKNDNMIDKNDNVINNNDNVVDKNKNISGKEYIIDDKIHNEDNKTSNIDSKEHNMENNNLIFDMNKDEKNLEMYMYKLYMLKMKNYRKKLPSEINKILLLIIKILFKNYMEYIRKCHMNAKKLYKMQIDFFFFYHCLKHYIPCDDENVLFVILNEVLINAKGRIRGIQNKRDEDDCASSYQGYLLLDDIHVDLEENKLFILKMFKE, encoded by the coding sequence atggaaaataaaagtaatagaagaaaaaatgtgGGTTCCAtgttatatgattattacaATATAGAGACGAGAAATAAAGTTGATGAGTTTGAAGAAtgtagtgataataatatgaagaatataaataatataaataatataaatagtataaataatataaatagtataaataacataaataagATAAGCATTGTGAATAATTCaattgatgataataatttattttttaataagacGGATGAGAAGaatgaaaatttaaaagaaaagagtactatattaaaaaggagtgataatgataatattaatttacgaagtgatataaattataagaatataaataatgatataaaagagagtaatgaaaaaaatgaaatgaataaaataaattgtaTGAACGAATTTGATATGGATTGTTCTAATTTTAATGTAAATGattattttaaagaattattagaaaaatCTAGTATGtatgatttaataaataaatcaagAAAGAtagataaagaaataaaacaaaatgatagTTGTATGCAAACATTAATTTATgagaattataataaatttattaatgcAGCTGATGCTTTagttttattaaaagaaaagttTAAATGtgtgaaaaataaaatgaatgaaattaataatgatttagaatatatagataaacaATCTAGTTTTCTAAATAATgatgtttttaaaaattatgaaaagatACAAAATTtaattgaaataaaaaagttattaaatgatataaatgaaataatgaagataccagaatatatgtattcttatatattacaaaaaaaatatattaaatcattgaaaatgtttattaaggttattcctttttttcatAAGAATAAAGACCTTGttatatttcaaaatttatatttagacTGTAATAATTTAGCAAGCATTGCATGTCacttttttttgaaaaagctaaataaagaaaaaaatgtaagAAAATTACCTATGCGGATTAATCAAAGTGATACTACTAAGGGTGATAATAAAAGTGATACTATTAAGGATGATAATAAAGGTGAcattaaatatgataatatatgtataaatcatttaactcataataaaaattacgATGACAAAAGTGCTGAatgcttttatttttttgataataaagATTTAGAGGAATCATTTAAATCTTTACACTCCTATGTGTTGTCAAGCGAAGAAGTTGCTGAGTGTTTGAATTTAGTTTTATCATATGGTATGGAcagaaaagaaataaaaaagttatatTTGAAGAATAGAATAAAttgtttaaaatatataatgtatcatatatttaatttaaagaACCATGGATTTTTTGTTATGAAAGTAGACGATTTGAAGAGTTCTTTCTTTGATCCTAACTATGAAGAGATTAGTattgataaagaaaataaaaagaatggtcctaaaaaaaatgaagataataagaataatgataataaagaatatattttttttaacaatatatttgaaaatatatttatattgtctTATAAgcatttgttatattttttttttagtttcttagaaaattatgaaaaaatatttatgaaaaaaaataattttctgaataataacaatgaaaataaagGTTATTCTAAATCGTTTTTTTATGACGAAAGAgaatataatgatgataaaaatttacataataatattgaatatTTAAGATATCTAATTAATAATTTGGATGAATCTGTTCGTTATAAAAATGGGAAGAAACGATGTGAAGATTTTTTTATgtcatatgataatattaataatgatgataatattaataatatttatcatgACAAATATAGTTACCTTCATAATTCTTTCGATTTaaataagaaattattattaagtgATTTATTCAATAtagatgatgataaaaaaattattgaagttttattagatatattttttaaagtattatgtaaaataactatagattatatatatatgtttaatccCCCCATAAAATTGAtagtaaaattattaaaaatttttatagataatataaatattcataataataaaatatattataaagataaaatattatattatatgaatagatttattaagaaaatatattatgtattattaaaattatatttttataatttatgttttcatattaatatatatatatatacatattttcaaacatgtaataaaaaaaagttaataGATATTTTAGAAAGTAGAAATGAATTAGCTCATTATATCATCTTAAAATTATGTTTAACTGTTATGGACTTTGAACCTTTTTATGTTCAAATAAAATTAgacaataatttttatgtgaagcacttttttaattttgtaattatatatttagaatCTTTATCAAAACATATtgattcttttatatattattttgtgtgTGTGCATGAGAAGGGGAgtatattaaaacatattaaagatgaagaaaaaaaggaaaataataagtGTGACAATATTAGTAATCCtgatggtaataataataatattgatagtaataatatggatagtCCTAATATTTGTCATAACCAGTTCGATAAGAATCTTAGTAAggatttgttttattttacatatgaATCTGCAgacaatattatttatgaagataaagaaaatatatttacacataaaaatttatattatatactcgATGAAGAAAATAGTATTCATTGTAAACATACAAAGAAAAAGGATGAGTCATTTTTTGcagattataaaaaattaaagaattatttatattcatcagTTTGTATAGATAATATTCACATGCAACATATTTtagtaaatataaagaaatatatgaagatggaatatacaaaatttttGAAACACATAACGGGTTCTTTAAATTTTGCaaacataaaaaagataaaggaaacatattttttattatgtctTGTATGGgtatttcataatattaaaaaggacGGTGtttctaaaatatttaatgttATAACAGATATGTATAAAGAAGCAAATGATTTAATTAATGGATGTGAAAAGATAGACATGGGATGTAGCTTGGATTCTCTCCTTTATAAGGatatatatccatttattaaagaaaaggaaatagaaaataaaaatataaaaaaattaaaattaaatgatgatgatagtGATAATTATGATCAAAGTGTGGAATATACGAATGAtgatcatatatttattaataaaagtaaTGAAGAGAGTGaagaaaaagagaaaaaagatTTAACGTTTACATATAATGAGAAggagaagaaaaataaattatatgattttcgttttgatgataataatatatgtgataattATTCCCATCAAGGGGATACAACaaatacaataataaaaatgacagAGGATCagcaagaaaaaaaacaaaataataatgatgagaatagaaaaaagaaatatgttATAGGGATAAGTAATTttgttaaatataaattcaatGAAAAATGTAACGAATTAacaaatgtatttatttcttattatattaataaaatatctaaTCATATCAAATCATATATAGAAAAGGATACATATGAAGAAGATACTAAAAGCAATATTGTTAGTTACAATTTTGTATTTTGTATGAAACGTATAGATATGTTTTATAcgtatttaaaatattttatatatcagAATAAAGTATCAAGTGTAATAAATTTTGAAGAAGGACAGGAAAGAGAATATGCGTTTAGTGATATGTATGAAAAAATTGAAGAAGAGCTGGAAAAATTaggaaagaaatatataaaggatAAAAATGACAATGTGGTTGATAAAAATGACAATGTTATTAATAACAACGACAATGTGGTTGATACAAATGACAGTGTGGTTGATAAAAATGACAATATGATTGATAAAAATGACAATGTTATTAATAACAACGACAATGTggttgataaaaataaaaatataagtggaaaggaatatattatagatgATAAGATACATAATGAGGATAACAAAACATCAAATATTGATAGTAAAGAACATAATATGGAGAATAATAACCTCATTTTTGATATGAATAAGGATGAGAAAAATTTAGAgatgtatatgtataaattatatatgttaaagatgaagaattatagaaaaaaactCCCATcagaaattaataaaatacttcttttaattatcaaaatcttgtttaaaaattatatggaatatataagaaaGTGTCATATGAATgcgaaaaaattatacaaaatGCAAATcgactttttctttttttatcattgtTTAAAACATTACATACCTtgtgatgatgaaaatgtattatttgtTATCTTAAATGAAGTGTTAATAAATGCAAAGGGTAGAATTAGAggaatacaaaataaaagagATGAGGATGATTGTGCATCATCTTATCAAGGATATTTATTATTGGATGATATTCATGTTGATttggaagaaaataaattatttatattgaaaaTGTTTAAAGAGTGA